One region of Elusimicrobiota bacterium genomic DNA includes:
- a CDS encoding Gfo/Idh/MocA family oxidoreductase, whose product MSSIKVGVIGAGRIGSHHARILGKTPDVELVGICDTNLWRAQFVAWQSNSMAVREHKDLLGRVDAVVIAVPTPMHLEVGLAALEKGIHCLIEKPLASSVEQARKLLDLAQAKKVVLQVGHVERFNPAVLEAIGHIRNPRFITVERLGPYDPRTSHIGVVMDLMIHDLDILLTLVGSEIESLEAVGAHVLGEHEDIANVRVRFKTGCIADLTASRISLEKCRKLRIFQQDSYISLDYANTTLKIYKKRSPVIKSLKDVEILKPKLSAAEPLRSEHLHWLDCIRHNRKPWPSGERGMEALKLALQIADELERYKVSPDKPARSIIPSWAQDLGKIAKSVGKDILSD is encoded by the coding sequence CGGAAAGACCCCCGACGTCGAGCTCGTCGGGATATGCGACACCAATCTGTGGCGGGCCCAATTCGTGGCTTGGCAAAGCAACTCCATGGCCGTGCGCGAGCATAAGGACCTCCTGGGGCGGGTGGACGCGGTCGTGATCGCGGTGCCGACCCCCATGCACCTCGAGGTAGGCCTGGCCGCCCTCGAAAAGGGAATCCATTGCCTCATAGAGAAGCCCCTGGCATCTTCCGTGGAGCAAGCCAGAAAGCTCTTGGACCTGGCGCAAGCCAAGAAGGTGGTGCTGCAGGTGGGGCACGTGGAGCGCTTCAACCCGGCCGTTCTCGAAGCCATCGGGCACATACGGAACCCGCGTTTCATCACCGTGGAGCGCCTAGGCCCCTACGACCCCCGCACGAGCCATATCGGGGTGGTGATGGACCTCATGATCCACGACTTAGACATCCTGCTCACCTTGGTGGGCTCCGAGATCGAGTCTTTGGAGGCGGTGGGAGCCCATGTCCTGGGCGAGCACGAGGACATCGCCAACGTGCGCGTGCGCTTCAAGACCGGCTGCATCGCGGATTTGACCGCCAGCCGCATCTCCCTCGAGAAATGCCGCAAGCTCCGGATCTTCCAGCAGGACAGCTATATTTCGCTCGACTACGCCAACACCACCCTCAAGATCTATAAGAAGAGGTCTCCAGTCATCAAGAGCCTCAAGGACGTGGAGATATTGAAGCCCAAGCTTTCCGCAGCCGAGCCATTGAGAAGCGAGCACCTTCATTGGCTCGACTGCATCCGCCACAACCGCAAGCCCTGGCCGAGCGGGGAGCGGGGCATGGAGGCCTTGAAGCTCGCCCTCCAGATCGCCGACGAGCTCGAGCGCTACAAGGTAAGCCCCGACAAGCCCGCGCGGTCCATCATACCGAGCTGGGCGCAAGACCTGGGCAAGATCGCCAAGTCCGTGGGCAAGGACATCCTAAGCGATTGA